From the Euphorbia lathyris chromosome 6, ddEupLath1.1, whole genome shotgun sequence genome, one window contains:
- the LOC136233564 gene encoding uncharacterized protein, with the protein MAKSLSQFVLRPKPMAFSSTMKPTFSSYLIPSKPKSLNKIVFSFSQSLFSTTSTPYPFQYEMIISRPTQPPTDQTRRRPARLSKSDPDSSPETDSSRSPNSELGLDSWVDEKLSLDKDNMEIDKSKRKYYNKRRKRMYGSDSDDDSRNREEGFVELKPEVAKLRSLHKREEELYFYDTFAYPWEKDKHYKMVYQLEKKYFPDQCLDKAFIDPKESNMNPNAKPKNSIRVEKEDKGVGVQEEDKRLLFFEEKEAEAEADSANKDVTERKVEEFFKCLKKVPNKNNDISNGEPYLATRSTELPPKWDGPYGTVVLVNKPKGWTSFTVCGKLRRLVKVKKVGHAGTLDPMATGLLIVCVGKATKVVDRYQGMIKGYSGVFRLGEATSTWDAESPVIQREPWEHIRDEDIRKAAASFSGEIWQVPPMFSAIKVGGERMYEKARRGESIELSPRRISIFQFDIERSLEDRQNLIFRVICSKGTYIRSLCADLGKAVGSCAHLTALRRDSIGEYSADDGWDFNELEEAINKNYM; encoded by the exons ATGGCCAAATCCCTTTCTCAATTCGTTCTTCGACCAAAACCAATGGCTTTCTCATCAACAATGAAACCCACATTCTCCTCATACCTAATTCCTTCAAAACCCAAATCTTTAAATAAAATTGTCTTCTCCTTTTCGCAGAGCCTATTCTCCACCACATCCACTCCATACCCTTTTCAATATGAAATGATCATCAGTCGCCCAACGCAGCCCCCTACAGACCAAACTCGCCGCAGACCCGCCAGGCTCAGTAAATCCGACCCAGATAGCTCCCCGGAGACAGACTCGTCGCGTAGCCCCAATTCAGAATTGGGTCTTGATTCATGGGTCGATGAAAAATTGTCTTTGGACAAAGATAACATGGAGATTGATAAGTCTAAGAGAAAATATTACAATAAGAGGAGAAAGCGAATGTACGGATCAGATTCTGATGATGATAGTAGAAATAGAGAGGAAGGTTTTGTTGAATTGAAGCCTGAGGTTGCTAAGCTTCGGAGTTTGCACAAGAGAGAGGAGGAATTGTATTTCTATGATACATTTGCTTATCCATGGGAGAAAGATAAGCATTACAAGATGGTTTATCAATTGGAGAAGAAGTATTTTCCTGACCAATGCCTTGATAAAGCTTTTATTGATCCTAAAGAATCTAATATGAATCCAAATGCAAAACCAAAAAATAGTATCAGAGTAGAGAAAGAAGATAAAGGGGTTGGGGTCCAAGAAGAGGATAAAAGGTTGCTGTTCTTTGAGGAGAAAGAGGCTGAGGCTGAGGCTGATTCAGCAAACAAAGATGTTACTGAGAGGAAAGTGGAGGAGTTCTTCAAGTGTCTGAAAAAAGTTCCCAATAAGAATAATGACATCAGCAATGGAGAACCGTATCTTGCCACAAGGAGCACCGAGCTTCCACCTAAGTGGGATGGTCCTTATGGAACCGTGGTGTTAGTGAACAAGCCTAAAG GATGGACTTCATTTACAGTTTGTGGAAAGCTGCGTCGCTTAGTCAAAGTGAAAAAG GTAGGGCACGCCGGAACACTTGATCCTATGGCAACTGGTTTATTGATTGTATGTGTTGGTAAAGCCACAAAGGTGGTAGACAG ATATCAAGGCATGATTAAGGGTTATAGTGGTGTTTTCAGATTAGGAGAGGCAACTTCAACTTGGGATGCTGAGTCACCG gTTATCCAGCGTGAGCCTTGGGAGCATATCAGAGATGAAGATATAAGGAAAGCTGCTGCTTCTTTTAGTGGGGAAATATGGCAAGTTCCTCCAATGTTCTCTGCCATTAAA GTGGGAGGTGAAAGGATGTATGAGAAAGCAAGGAGAGGAGAAAGCATTGAGCTTTCACCTAGAAGAATTTCAATTTTTCAGTTTGACATTGAGCGAAGCTTAGAGGACAG GCAAAATTTGATTTTCCGAGTGATATGTTCTAAAGGAACATATATTCGATCGCTGTGTGCAGATTTGGGGAAGGCTGTTGGGAG CTGTGCTCACCTAACTGCTCTTCGAAGAGATTCGATTG GAGAATACTCGGCAGATGATGGGTGGGACTTCAACGAGCTGGAAGAGGCCATCAataaaaattacatgtaa